From a single Fusobacterium ulcerans ATCC 49185 genomic region:
- the pyrE gene encoding orotate phosphoribosyltransferase — translation MSRAKEVAKSLLQTGAVKLNVKEPFTFVSGIKSPIYCDNRKIIGYSTERKVVVKEFVKKLSEKDFDVVAGTATAGIPWAAFIAWEMNKPMSYIRGEKKAHGAGRQIEGADFVGKKVIVIEDLISTGGSSIKAVEAARNEGAASVEVVAIFSYEFDKAFKNFADNNIPWESLSNFSALLELAREEKYLTEEEAEIASSWNKNTDTWGR, via the coding sequence ATGAGTAGAGCAAAAGAAGTAGCTAAATCATTATTACAAACAGGAGCAGTAAAGTTAAATGTAAAAGAACCATTTACATTTGTATCTGGTATCAAAAGTCCTATATACTGTGATAACAGAAAAATAATAGGATATTCTACAGAAAGAAAAGTTGTTGTTAAGGAATTTGTAAAAAAATTATCTGAAAAAGATTTCGATGTAGTAGCTGGTACTGCTACTGCTGGTATTCCTTGGGCTGCATTTATAGCTTGGGAAATGAATAAACCTATGAGTTATATCAGAGGAGAAAAGAAAGCACATGGTGCTGGAAGACAAATTGAAGGTGCTGACTTTGTTGGTAAAAAAGTAATAGTTATTGAAGATCTTATTTCTACAGGAGGAAGTTCTATCAAAGCTGTGGAAGCTGCAAGAAATGAAGGTGCTGCTTCTGTTGAAGTTGTTGCTATATTCTCTTATGAATTTGACAAAGCATTTAAAAACTTTGCTGATAATAATATTCCATGGGAATCATTATCAAACTTCTCTGCTCTTCTTGAATTAGCTAGAGAAGAAAAATATCTTACTGAAGAAGAAGCAGAAATAGCTTCATCATGGAATAAAAATACTGATACTTGGGGAAGATAA
- a CDS encoding cation-translocating P-type ATPase, with the protein MKNYFSKSKDEILKEFNSNEKGLTTGQVETSIEKYGYNQLNEEKKLSTFTVFISQFKDFLVIILIIASIISLISGNEESTIVILVVIIINAILGTVQHLKAEESISSLKSLSAPKSKVLRDGEKVEILSKYLVPGDIVFIEAGDLVPADGRIIESFSLLVNESSLTGESESVEKTSDIMADGELALGDQKNMVFSGSLVSYGRGIVIVTSTGMKTELGKIASLLEATKEKSTPLQVSLDNFGKKLSIGIIILCIIVFAINVFHGVKMLDSLMFAVALAVAAIPEALSSIVTIVLALGTQKLSKENAIIKNLKSVESLGCVSVICSDKTGTLTQNKMTVKQVYINNKVYNEKGMNIQDTGESLILKESILCNDATSEIGDPTEIALINLSEINYNMNSKELKEKYPRISEIPFDSDRKLMSTVHEIDNEILMLTKGALDSILPKTTHILVHNEVREITKSDIENIENINTMFAETGLRVLTFAYKVLDKKREITREDEDKFIFIGLVGMIDPPREESKAAVEKCIMAGIKPVMITGDHKITATTIAKEIGIYQDGDNVLEGIEVEKMSEEELINKVASTSVYARVSPEHKIRIVTAWQTLGKICAMTGDGVNDAPALKRADIGIAMGITGTEVSKDAASMILTDDNFSTIVKAVTTGRNIYSNIKNSIRFLLSGNTAGILAVLYSSLAGLPVIFAPVHLLFINLLTDSLPAIAIGMEPSHGDVLTEKPRDPKEPILTKELAGKILIEGLLIAIFVMLAFYMGYQGGNTLKGSTMAFSVLCLARLFHGFNCRGGSSIIGLGLFSNMFSIAAFVIGFILLNGILIFPVFHSIFQVAPLDINDLLYIYGLAFIPTLIIQISKFIKYKK; encoded by the coding sequence ATGAAAAATTATTTTTCAAAATCGAAAGATGAAATCTTAAAAGAGTTCAATTCAAATGAAAAGGGACTCACAACTGGTCAGGTAGAAACTTCTATCGAAAAATATGGGTATAATCAGCTTAATGAAGAAAAGAAACTAAGTACTTTTACTGTATTTATTTCTCAGTTCAAAGATTTTTTAGTTATCATTCTTATTATAGCTTCTATTATTTCTCTTATTTCAGGTAATGAAGAAAGTACTATTGTTATTTTAGTTGTTATCATTATTAATGCTATACTTGGAACTGTACAGCATCTGAAAGCTGAGGAGTCTATCAGTAGTCTAAAAAGTCTTTCAGCTCCTAAATCAAAAGTTTTAAGAGATGGGGAAAAGGTAGAAATATTATCTAAATATCTTGTTCCTGGAGATATTGTCTTCATTGAAGCAGGGGACTTAGTTCCAGCAGATGGAAGAATTATTGAAAGCTTCTCCCTTCTGGTAAATGAAAGCTCTCTTACTGGAGAATCTGAAAGTGTAGAAAAAACAAGTGATATAATGGCTGATGGAGAACTTGCTCTTGGAGATCAAAAAAATATGGTCTTTTCTGGAAGTCTGGTAAGTTATGGAAGAGGTATTGTCATAGTTACCTCTACAGGAATGAAAACTGAACTTGGAAAAATTGCTTCTCTTCTAGAGGCTACAAAAGAAAAATCTACACCACTTCAAGTATCTCTTGATAATTTTGGTAAAAAACTTTCAATAGGAATAATCATTCTTTGTATAATTGTATTTGCAATAAATGTATTTCATGGAGTAAAAATGCTTGATTCTCTGATGTTTGCTGTGGCTCTTGCTGTAGCTGCTATACCAGAAGCTCTAAGTTCTATTGTTACTATAGTTCTGGCTCTTGGTACACAAAAACTTTCTAAAGAGAATGCTATTATAAAAAATCTAAAATCTGTTGAGTCCCTTGGTTGTGTTTCTGTAATATGTTCTGATAAAACTGGAACTCTTACACAAAACAAAATGACTGTAAAACAGGTATATATAAATAACAAAGTCTACAATGAAAAAGGAATGAATATACAAGATACTGGAGAATCTCTTATACTGAAGGAAAGTATCCTATGTAATGATGCTACAAGTGAAATAGGAGATCCTACAGAAATTGCTCTGATAAATCTTTCTGAAATAAATTATAATATGAACAGTAAAGAATTAAAAGAAAAATATCCTCGTATTTCAGAAATCCCATTTGATTCAGACAGAAAACTTATGAGTACAGTTCATGAAATTGATAATGAGATATTAATGCTTACTAAAGGGGCTTTAGACTCAATTCTTCCTAAAACTACTCATATTCTTGTTCATAATGAAGTGAGAGAAATTACTAAATCTGATATTGAAAATATAGAAAATATCAACACTATGTTTGCTGAAACTGGTTTGAGAGTATTGACTTTTGCTTATAAAGTATTGGATAAGAAAAGAGAAATCACTAGAGAAGATGAAGATAAATTTATATTCATTGGACTTGTTGGAATGATTGATCCTCCTAGAGAAGAATCTAAGGCAGCTGTTGAAAAATGTATTATGGCTGGAATAAAACCTGTAATGATAACAGGAGATCATAAAATTACTGCTACAACTATTGCTAAAGAAATAGGAATTTATCAGGATGGAGATAATGTACTTGAAGGTATTGAAGTTGAAAAAATGAGTGAAGAGGAACTTATCAATAAAGTTGCTTCTACTTCTGTCTATGCAAGAGTTTCTCCAGAACATAAAATAAGAATAGTAACAGCATGGCAGACATTAGGTAAAATATGTGCTATGACTGGAGATGGAGTGAATGATGCTCCTGCATTAAAAAGAGCTGATATAGGTATTGCTATGGGTATCACAGGAACTGAAGTTTCAAAAGATGCAGCTTCAATGATTCTTACTGATGATAACTTCTCTACAATAGTAAAAGCTGTAACTACTGGTAGAAACATTTATTCTAATATTAAAAATTCAATAAGATTCCTTCTGTCAGGTAATACTGCTGGTATTCTAGCTGTATTGTATTCATCTCTTGCAGGTCTTCCTGTAATTTTTGCTCCAGTACATCTATTGTTTATCAACCTTCTTACTGATAGCTTGCCAGCTATTGCTATTGGAATGGAACCTTCTCATGGAGATGTTCTTACAGAAAAACCTCGTGATCCAAAGGAACCTATTCTTACAAAAGAACTTGCTGGAAAAATACTTATTGAAGGATTATTAATTGCTATATTTGTAATGCTGGCTTTCTATATGGGATATCAAGGTGGAAATACTCTGAAAGGAAGTACAATGGCTTTTAGTGTTCTATGTTTAGCTAGATTATTCCATGGATTTAACTGTAGAGGAGGAAGCTCTATAATCGGATTAGGATTATTTTCTAATATGTTTTCTATAGCAGCTTTTGTTATCGGGTTTATACTATTGAATGGAATTCTTATTTTCCCAGTTTTCCACTCAATATTCCAAGTAGCACCTTTAGATATTAATGATTTATTATACATATATGGATTAGCATTCATTCCAACTTTAATTATTCAAATATCTAAATTTATTAAATATAAAAAATAA
- a CDS encoding dicarboxylate/amino acid:cation symporter produces MGKIKDSLILKLILGVGIGLVVGLYCNETVIGVIQSIKFILGQLISFTVPLIILGFIAPAITKMKSNASKMLGLMLMLAYFSSVGAALFSMVAGFILIPKMHIVPNVEGLKHLPELIFKVEIPPPFTVMTALVLALFLGLAVVWTQSENFERLLDEFNNIMLKIVYMIIIPILPFFIASTFATLAYEGGITKQLPVFLKVVIIVLIGHFIWLTVLYSIGGAVSGKNPFSLLKFYGPAYLTAVGTMSSAATLPVALSCAKKSGALDEDIADFAIPLGATVHLCGSVLTEVFFVMTVSQVLYGHLPAFGTMVLFIILLGIFAVGAPGVPGGTVMASLGIIISVLGFDENGVALMLTIFALQDSFGTACNVVGDGALALILNGIFKKDKQKA; encoded by the coding sequence ATGGGAAAAATCAAAGATAGTCTGATTTTAAAATTGATCCTTGGAGTAGGGATTGGATTAGTAGTTGGATTATACTGTAATGAAACTGTCATTGGTGTGATTCAATCTATTAAATTTATTCTTGGGCAGCTAATATCATTTACTGTTCCACTAATTATTTTAGGATTTATAGCTCCAGCTATAACTAAAATGAAATCTAATGCCAGCAAAATGCTTGGACTTATGCTTATGCTTGCATACTTTTCATCTGTAGGAGCTGCATTATTTTCAATGGTAGCAGGATTTATCCTTATACCTAAAATGCATATAGTTCCAAATGTAGAGGGATTAAAACATCTTCCTGAACTTATTTTCAAAGTGGAAATTCCACCTCCATTCACAGTTATGACTGCTTTAGTTCTAGCTCTTTTCTTAGGTCTTGCTGTTGTTTGGACACAATCTGAAAACTTTGAAAGACTTTTAGACGAGTTTAATAATATTATGCTTAAAATAGTTTATATGATTATTATACCCATACTTCCATTCTTTATTGCTTCTACTTTTGCTACACTTGCATATGAAGGTGGAATTACTAAACAACTTCCAGTTTTCTTAAAAGTAGTTATAATAGTTCTTATTGGACATTTTATCTGGCTTACAGTTCTTTACTCTATTGGAGGAGCTGTTTCTGGAAAAAATCCATTCAGTCTTTTGAAATTCTATGGACCAGCTTATTTAACAGCTGTAGGAACTATGTCTTCTGCTGCCACACTTCCAGTAGCATTGAGCTGTGCTAAAAAATCTGGTGCTTTAGATGAAGATATAGCAGACTTTGCTATCCCATTGGGAGCTACTGTACATTTATGTGGTTCTGTTCTTACAGAGGTATTCTTTGTAATGACAGTTTCTCAAGTATTATATGGACATCTTCCCGCATTTGGAACAATGGTTCTGTTCATAATTCTTTTAGGAATTTTTGCTGTAGGAGCACCTGGAGTTCCTGGTGGAACTGTTATGGCTTCTCTTGGTATCATCATCTCTGTACTGGGGTTTGATGAAAATGGAGTTGCTTTAATGCTTACTATATTTGCTCTTCAAGATAGTTTTGGTACTGCTTGTAATGTTGTTGGAGATGGAGCTCTTGCTCTCATCTTAAATGGTATATTTAAAAAAGATAAGCAAAAGGCTTAG
- a CDS encoding pyridoxal phosphate-dependent aminotransferase — MNISTRALDMNFSPIRKLIPLADEASKKGIKVYKLNIGQPNIVTPDSFFEGLHSYKEKIVTYSDSRGIPQLIESFVKSYKASGINLEKEDILITQGGSEAILFTLMSICNEGDEILVPEPFYSNYSSFSIFSGANVKPIPTTIENNFHLPSREEIEALITPTTRAIMFSNPVNPTGTIYTEEEIKMIGEIAKKYDLYIIADEVYRQFVYDDTPYTSVMQFEDLKDRVVLVDSISKHYSACGARIGLIASKNHDLMNYILKFCQARLCVSTIEQHAAANLINTMDNYLEDVKLKYKSRRDLIYGYLSKIPGVVCSKPEGAFYIFAKLPVDNAEKFAKWLLTDYSYENKTLLIAPGPGFYKTEGKGEQEVRLSFCTNVDDIENAMIVLKRALEEYNRDK, encoded by the coding sequence ATGAATATATCAACAAGAGCTTTAGACATGAATTTTTCACCAATAAGAAAGTTGATTCCCCTTGCGGATGAAGCATCTAAAAAAGGAATTAAAGTATATAAGCTTAACATTGGGCAGCCTAATATAGTTACTCCTGATTCTTTCTTTGAAGGGCTTCATAGCTACAAGGAAAAAATCGTTACTTATTCTGATTCCAGGGGAATCCCTCAGCTTATCGAAAGTTTTGTAAAGAGCTACAAAGCTAGTGGTATAAATCTTGAAAAAGAAGATATTCTTATCACTCAAGGTGGAAGTGAAGCTATCCTTTTTACACTTATGTCAATTTGTAATGAAGGAGATGAAATTTTAGTTCCAGAGCCTTTTTATTCAAATTACTCAAGTTTTTCTATTTTTTCAGGAGCAAATGTAAAACCTATTCCTACTACAATAGAAAATAACTTTCATTTACCTTCAAGAGAGGAAATAGAAGCATTGATTACTCCTACTACTAGAGCTATAATGTTTTCTAATCCTGTAAATCCTACTGGAACTATATACACAGAAGAAGAAATAAAAATGATTGGAGAAATAGCTAAGAAATATGATTTATATATCATAGCTGATGAAGTTTACAGACAATTTGTATATGATGATACTCCATATACATCTGTTATGCAGTTTGAAGATCTTAAGGACAGAGTGGTATTAGTAGATAGTATCTCAAAACACTATAGTGCTTGTGGAGCTAGAATAGGACTTATTGCAAGTAAAAATCATGATCTTATGAATTATATCTTGAAATTCTGTCAGGCTAGACTTTGTGTATCTACTATAGAACAGCATGCAGCTGCTAACTTGATAAATACTATGGATAACTATTTAGAAGATGTTAAATTAAAATATAAGAGCAGAAGAGATCTTATTTATGGTTATCTTTCTAAAATACCTGGTGTTGTCTGTTCTAAACCTGAAGGAGCTTTCTATATCTTTGCAAAACTTCCAGTAGATAATGCTGAAAAATTTGCTAAATGGCTTCTTACAGATTATTCTTATGAAAACAAGACTCTTCTTATAGCTCCGGGACCTGGATTCTATAAGACAGAAGGTAAAGGAGAGCAAGAAGTAAGACTATCCTTTTGTACTAATGTAGATGATATTGAAAATGCTATGATAGTTTTAAAAAGAGCTCTTGAAGAATATAATAGAGATAAATAA